Genomic window (Jeotgalibaca ciconiae):
AAGGAGAATCTTATTTCAGATACTGAATTAAAAAACATCGTGGAAGAAGCAAATGGATATGTGTTGGGTTTAAACGTGAACTTTCAAGTATTGACGCATGAAGGTACAAATCGTACGATTGTTCAGATGCGTGATTTGGTGACAGATGAAGTGATTAAGGAATACCCGCCAAGTGAAATGTTGGATGTTATCGCTAAAATTTGGGAACAAGCGGGTATTTTGATCGACAGAACGGAGTGAGGGCATGGCATCAAGTATTAATTTCATGGGATCTTATTCAGGGATTACCATGGAAACGATCGAACAACTGCTTCAAGCAGAATCAACTAAAATAACTTCTTATCAGAATAAACAGACGTCTATTGAAAAAGAACAGACTGCATGGAAAGATATACAAACACGTCTGACAAGCTTATCAAATAAAATGACAGCAATCGCAAAGCCAGAGACATTTGAATCGAAGAAGGTAGTTCTTTCTAAAGAAGGAAAGCTTACTTTTTCAGCTGGAACAAAAGCAATCGTTGGAGATTATTCGATAGAGGTAGAACGGCTTGCAACACGCACACAAGTGACGGGAAATAAATTAACTCTAGACGACAAGAAAACTTGGCAGACAGAAGGAACGCTTATATTCCCTGGCCAAAATGAAGATGGTGAACCAGAATCAATTGAGATAAAGATTGACGCTGGAGATAATTTAGAAAAGATTATCAATAAAATTAACGAAAAAACAAAAGATAGTGGCGTTTCTGCAGTTGCGATTGATGACCGGATCGTTCTACAAAACACAGCTTATGGAAACCATGCGATTGATGTAGAAGGCAGTCTAGCTGAAGAATTCGGCTTTAACGATCCTGGAAACATAAAAGCTGGACAATCAGCAAAATTAACTGTAAATGGCATCAATATTGAACGGGACAGCAATCAAATTACCGATGTTATGGATGGTGTAACCCTCGATTTAAAAGCTGTCACAACAGAACCAATCAAAGTAGAAGTTACGGATGACTTAGAGTTTACTGAAAAAGCAATTAAAGAATTTGTAGATCAATACAATTCTACGATGTCATTTATCAGTGGATTGTTGGACGTGGGCGATCCATCACAAGAAGACAATAAGACAGGTGCTTTAACAGGAGATAGCAGCTTGATGCGTCTGCAAACACAGTTACGTTCCCTGTTAACCAATGCGATAGATAATGGGAACACGGGAGCCAATACAGTTGAATCGATTGGAATTGAAGTAGATCGGGATGGTGTAGCTACACTGGATGCTCAAAAACTTCAAGAAGCCTTAAAAAAAGACAGCAATAAAGTCCGTGAATTATTTCAATTTACACAAACATCAGTTAATGAAGCTGGTGAGACGGTAGAAGAAGATATTGGAATTGGACAAAAATTCGAAACGCTCATTAACAGCTTTACAGATTCAAAAGATGGAATTATCGCTACAAAGAATAAAACGTACGATAAGTTAATCAAAGATATTAAAGGAAGTATTGAAAAATTCAATGATCGTTTAGCAGTAAAGCGTGAGCAATACATTGCCAAGTTTACGGCACTGGATATTGCGATGATGGAAGCAGAATCGCAACTAAGTTATATGATGAGCCAGTTCAATAATAATTCAGGTTCAAATAATGGATAAACAATAAAAAGGGAGGCTAACCATGCAAGAAAATCAAGAATTTAAAAAGAATCGTTTCTCTTTATTTGAGGAAATGAACACTGTTCTCGATTCTTGGAATGGAACTCCCGAAACCGGTCCAGAAATCATTTCGCAAATGAAAACTCTTATTCATGAAGTACAGCAATT
Coding sequences:
- a CDS encoding flagellar protein FlaG, with the protein product MDIHGINRIVFDTNNHDRVEIINKIRNITEVSKGDYKENLISDTELKNIVEEANGYVLGLNVNFQVLTHEGTNRTIVQMRDLVTDEVIKEYPPSEMLDVIAKIWEQAGILIDRTE
- the fliD gene encoding flagellar filament capping protein FliD codes for the protein MASSINFMGSYSGITMETIEQLLQAESTKITSYQNKQTSIEKEQTAWKDIQTRLTSLSNKMTAIAKPETFESKKVVLSKEGKLTFSAGTKAIVGDYSIEVERLATRTQVTGNKLTLDDKKTWQTEGTLIFPGQNEDGEPESIEIKIDAGDNLEKIINKINEKTKDSGVSAVAIDDRIVLQNTAYGNHAIDVEGSLAEEFGFNDPGNIKAGQSAKLTVNGINIERDSNQITDVMDGVTLDLKAVTTEPIKVEVTDDLEFTEKAIKEFVDQYNSTMSFISGLLDVGDPSQEDNKTGALTGDSSLMRLQTQLRSLLTNAIDNGNTGANTVESIGIEVDRDGVATLDAQKLQEALKKDSNKVRELFQFTQTSVNEAGETVEEDIGIGQKFETLINSFTDSKDGIIATKNKTYDKLIKDIKGSIEKFNDRLAVKREQYIAKFTALDIAMMEAESQLSYMMSQFNNNSGSNNG